In the genome of uncultured Campylobacter sp., the window TTGCCGTATATGACGAAGCAGAGCCCAGGCGCGCTTAGGCATAGCAACAGATTAAAGATATATACGACAAATTTCATTCTGCTAGGTCTAATACGGGCTAATCATAATTAAAGTTATATGGTTTGTAGCCGAAAATATGCAATGTCTTTAAGGCTAGCTCTCTAACCTCTATCCAGGATGGATTGTGATGGACTAGGTATTCATAATCGTCCGCCTCCAACAAGCTACGGTCGTTAAAATTTTTATCTATAAGTTCCACAAGTACTCTTAGCGCATCCCTCTCGTATGGCAGGAAGCAAAATTCAAATTGCTCCAATAAAGCGTTCTTGCATTCGGTATATAAAAATTCTACCATTTCCAATGGGCTTTCGTAATATTCAACCGCAGGATGTATCAAATGATCAACTTGATATTCCAAAGATGCCATACGACATAGATTAACCATAAGCCCGCTTTTCCTAAATATCTCTTTTCCGTTAATTTGCATTTGGGTTTCCTTTTATTGTATATGGTTTCTCGGACTTAATCATAGTCGAAGTCATCCAAATCATAGCCGAAAATATGCAAAGTTTTTAAAGCTAATTCTCTGACCTCTATCCAAGATTTATTGTGATATACCAAATACTCACCTATGCCTTCTAGCAAGCTTTGATCTTTAAAGTATCTATCTATGAGCTCCAAAAGTTCTCTTAGTGCATCTCTCTCG includes:
- a CDS encoding phytanoyl-CoA dioxygenase, which codes for MQINGKEIFRKSGLMVNLCRMASLEYQVDHLIHPAVEYYESPLEMVEFLYTECKNALLEQFEFCFLPYERDALRVLVELIDKNFNDRSLLEADDYEYLVHHNPSWIEVRELALKTLHIFGYKPYNFNYD